The following coding sequences are from one Streptomyces sp. NBC_01485 window:
- a CDS encoding S8 family serine peptidase, with protein sequence MVLRARRRHGSAAAGTALTALVLAGLPGGTAQAAPPGDSADGGSRAAAAVRTVTLVTGDRVLLDRAGKVAGVERAKGRERGTFSIRTVGDHTQVVPADAELLIAQGKLDVRLFDVTQLAADGYDDAGRTDVPLIVTFKGKKAPSMTPFTGAGAKMGRSLPVVNGKAIRPVKKRAADFWNAVTDSAGGGTEFTGSTAVEKVWLDGRRKASLDKSVPQIGAPTAWAAGYDGTGTKIAVLDTGVDTSHPDLTGRVIEAQDFSDSGSTGDRFGHGTHVASITAGSGARSGGKYKGVAPGAKLLNGKVLDDNGGGFDSGIIAGMEWAVAQGADVANLSLGGTDTPGVDPLEEAVNRLSAASDTLFVIASGNEGEFGEGSVGSPGSADAALTVGAVDKSDKLAEFSSRGPRVGDSGVKPDLTAPGVAIMAAAAAGSVLEGAYPSDTPGYLTLDGTSMATPHVAGAAAILAQEHPDWTGERLKSVLTASAKPGTYSSYQQGTGRTDLVRALDQSVVAEQQSIGFGEQQWPHDDDTPVTKQLTYQNLGTEPVTLDLSADAYAVDGKPAAEGMFTVSPQRITVPAGGEASAEVTADTRAGTADGSFGGSVAAVSADGKVQVRTAVGVEREVESYSLTLKHLDESGAPTGDAVTSVAGFVGDFYEDYADEQDGELTVRLPKGDYILSGVIHPGIESDKHAVLVEPKLRLDGDRTVTVDARQAKPVDITVPDAAAEATDASVAIGFERGENLNDGFLQYLLPTFQGTRFGRLGSGEPVDGLYSLYAGTWTRQDAEGRPVNYHLGWNRAGLDGFTAKVARKQLAKVDFQAGEPVEGRRVQVEVSPHGPDGELVRSYTDMRGDLPLRTTEYILDNGVQWSARMWSVSGEGHDSVFENFLMRMPRTWKAGRTYHERFNVGVFGPVLNRPDELGPGRGFPGVARLGNTVRAYVPLFGDGSGHWGEADATSVKTTLTADGKEITDNYETPPTLGLTEYTVPAGDAAYKLTVDSSRNPAVYPVSTRVQAEWTFRSATTPSTPEDGFAALPLSTVTFSPDLTLASTAKAGRHFEVPFSIKGAAAGQKPAKLAFQVSYDDGATWQPAKAVGGTHLSLRHPAKAGSVSLRAALTDRDGNTLVQTIERAYLTTS encoded by the coding sequence ATGGTGTTACGCGCAAGACGCAGACATGGATCCGCGGCGGCAGGAACGGCTCTCACGGCCCTGGTGCTGGCCGGGCTTCCGGGTGGGACGGCCCAAGCCGCGCCGCCCGGCGACTCGGCCGACGGAGGCTCCCGTGCCGCCGCCGCCGTGCGGACGGTGACGCTGGTCACCGGCGACCGGGTCCTGCTGGACCGCGCCGGAAAGGTGGCCGGCGTCGAGCGGGCGAAGGGCCGGGAACGGGGTACGTTCTCGATCCGCACGGTCGGCGACCACACCCAAGTGGTGCCCGCCGACGCGGAGTTGCTGATCGCGCAGGGCAAGCTGGACGTCCGGCTGTTCGACGTGACCCAGTTGGCGGCGGACGGCTACGACGACGCGGGCCGCACCGACGTACCGCTGATCGTCACGTTCAAGGGCAAGAAGGCCCCCTCGATGACCCCGTTCACCGGGGCGGGGGCCAAGATGGGCCGGTCTCTGCCCGTCGTCAACGGCAAGGCGATACGCCCCGTCAAGAAGCGGGCCGCCGACTTCTGGAACGCCGTGACCGACAGCGCGGGTGGCGGTACGGAGTTCACCGGCTCCACGGCCGTTGAGAAGGTCTGGCTGGACGGCAGGCGCAAGGCGAGCCTCGACAAGAGCGTGCCGCAGATCGGCGCGCCCACGGCCTGGGCCGCCGGTTACGACGGCACCGGCACCAAGATCGCCGTGCTGGACACCGGAGTCGACACCTCCCACCCCGACCTGACCGGGCGGGTGATCGAGGCGCAGGACTTCTCCGACTCCGGCAGCACCGGCGACAGGTTCGGCCACGGCACGCACGTGGCGTCGATCACCGCCGGCTCGGGCGCCAGGTCCGGCGGCAAGTACAAGGGCGTCGCCCCGGGCGCGAAGCTCCTGAACGGCAAAGTCCTCGACGACAACGGCGGCGGCTTCGACTCCGGGATCATCGCGGGCATGGAGTGGGCGGTGGCGCAGGGCGCCGACGTCGCCAACCTCAGCCTCGGCGGCACGGACACGCCCGGTGTCGACCCGCTGGAGGAGGCGGTCAACCGGCTCTCCGCCGCGTCCGACACGCTGTTCGTGATCGCGTCCGGCAACGAGGGCGAGTTCGGGGAGGGGAGCGTCGGTTCGCCCGGCAGCGCCGACGCCGCGCTCACCGTCGGCGCGGTCGACAAGTCCGACAAGCTCGCCGAGTTCTCCAGCCGTGGCCCGCGCGTCGGCGACAGCGGCGTCAAGCCCGACCTGACCGCGCCCGGTGTCGCCATCATGGCCGCCGCGGCGGCCGGCAGCGTCCTGGAGGGCGCGTACCCCTCCGACACCCCGGGCTACCTCACCCTGGACGGTACGTCCATGGCGACCCCGCATGTCGCCGGCGCCGCCGCCATCCTCGCCCAGGAGCACCCGGACTGGACCGGCGAGCGCCTCAAGTCCGTCCTCACCGCGTCCGCGAAGCCGGGGACGTACAGCTCCTACCAGCAGGGCACCGGTCGCACGGACCTGGTCCGGGCGCTGGACCAGAGCGTCGTCGCCGAGCAGCAGTCGATCGGCTTCGGCGAGCAGCAGTGGCCGCACGACGACGACACGCCCGTCACCAAGCAGCTCACCTACCAGAACCTCGGCACGGAGCCGGTCACCCTCGACCTCTCCGCCGACGCCTACGCGGTGGACGGCAAGCCCGCCGCCGAGGGCATGTTCACCGTCTCCCCGCAGCGGATCACCGTCCCGGCGGGCGGCGAGGCGAGCGCCGAGGTCACGGCCGACACCCGCGCCGGCACCGCCGACGGCAGCTTCGGCGGGTCGGTGGCCGCCGTCTCCGCCGACGGCAAGGTCCAGGTGCGGACGGCCGTCGGCGTGGAGCGGGAGGTGGAGTCGTACAGCCTGACGCTGAAGCACCTCGACGAGAGCGGCGCGCCGACCGGCGACGCCGTCACCTCCGTCGCGGGCTTCGTCGGCGACTTCTACGAGGACTACGCCGACGAGCAGGACGGCGAACTGACGGTCCGGCTGCCCAAGGGCGACTACATCCTCAGCGGCGTGATCCACCCGGGCATCGAGTCCGACAAGCACGCCGTGCTGGTCGAGCCCAAGCTGCGGCTGGACGGGGACAGGACCGTCACCGTCGACGCCCGGCAGGCGAAGCCGGTCGACATCACCGTGCCGGACGCGGCGGCCGAGGCCACCGACGCGTCGGTCGCGATCGGCTTCGAGCGGGGCGAGAACCTGAACGACGGCTTCCTCCAGTACCTGCTGCCGACCTTCCAGGGCACGCGGTTCGGGCGGCTCGGCTCCGGAGAGCCCGTCGACGGGCTGTACTCCCTGTACGCCGGCACCTGGACCCGCCAGGACGCGGAGGGCCGGCCGGTCAACTACCACCTGGGCTGGAACCGGGCCGGCCTGGACGGCTTCACCGCCAAGGTCGCGCGGAAGCAGCTCGCCAAGGTCGACTTCCAGGCGGGCGAACCGGTCGAGGGCCGGCGCGTCCAGGTCGAGGTCTCACCCCATGGACCCGACGGTGAACTGGTGCGCAGCTACACCGACATGCGCGGTGACCTGCCCCTGCGGACCACCGAGTACATCCTCGACAACGGCGTGCAGTGGTCGGCCCGGATGTGGTCCGTCTCGGGCGAGGGCCACGACTCGGTCTTCGAGAACTTCCTGATGCGCATGCCCAGGACGTGGAAGGCCGGCCGCACCTACCACGAGCGGTTCAACGTCGGCGTGTTCGGCCCGGTGCTGAACCGCCCCGACGAGCTCGGACCGGGCCGCGGCTTCCCGGGTGTCGCCCGGCTCGGCAACACCGTCAGGGCCTACGTGCCGCTGTTCGGCGACGGCTCCGGGCACTGGGGCGAGGCCGACGCCACCTCGGTGAAGACCACGCTCACCGCGGACGGCAAGGAGATCACCGACAACTACGAGACCCCGCCGACCCTGGGCCTCACCGAGTACACCGTCCCCGCCGGGGACGCCGCTTACAAGCTGACCGTGGACAGCTCCCGCAACCCCGCCGTCTACCCGGTCAGCACCCGCGTCCAGGCGGAGTGGACCTTCCGCTCGGCCACCACTCCCAGCACCCCCGAAGACGGCTTCGCCGCGCTGCCGCTGTCGACGGTCACTTTCTCCCCGGACCTGACGCTCGCCTCCACGGCGAAGGCGGGCCGGCACTTCGAGGTGCCGTTCAGCATCAAGGGCGCGGCGGCCGGACAGAAGCCCGCGAAGCTCGCCTTCCAGGTCTCGTACGACGACGGCGCCACCTGGCAGCCCGCCAAGGCCGTCGGCGGTACGCACCTGTCACTGCGGCACCCGGCGAAGGCGGGCTCCGTCTCACTGCGCGCCGCACTGACCGACCGTGACGGCAACACCCTGGTCCAGACGATCGAGAGGGCCTACCTCACCACCTCGTAA
- a CDS encoding glutamate-cysteine ligase family protein — MGRDVPALVFTREDRRRYRTKMQECLDVFAQMLRESRFESERPQVGLEIELNLVDEAAEPAMRNNDVLDAIADPVWSTELGRFNLEINVPPRRLTQGGPDAWESEIRAALNHAEQRAGSVGTRLIMVGILPTLRQEDVGEGALSENARYRLLNDQVFAARGEDLRIELDGVDRLRTYADTITPEAACTSTQFHLQVSPDEFAAYWNAAQAIAGVQVALAANSPFLFGRELWHETRIPLFEQATDTRPQEIKVQGVRPRVWFGERWITSVFDLFEENLRYFPALLPLCDEQDPRQTLARGDVPELAELTLHNGTIYRWNRPVYAVAHDQPHVRVENRCLPAGPTVADTLANGAFYYGLTRALVEEERPVWSRMSFQAAEDNLHTAARHGIEARLYWPGTGEVPVPELVLRRLLPLAHRGLELSGMDAAWREPLLGIIEQRCVTGRNGAVWQKEMFHHIIASAHAGRHEALRRMTRLYIDYMHLNAPAHTWPVD, encoded by the coding sequence ATGGGACGCGATGTCCCGGCGCTGGTCTTCACCCGCGAGGACCGCCGCCGGTACCGGACCAAGATGCAGGAGTGCCTCGATGTGTTCGCGCAGATGCTGCGCGAGTCGCGGTTCGAGTCCGAGCGGCCCCAGGTGGGCCTGGAGATCGAGCTGAACCTGGTCGACGAGGCGGCCGAGCCGGCGATGCGCAACAACGACGTCCTCGACGCGATCGCGGACCCCGTCTGGTCCACCGAGCTGGGTCGTTTCAACCTCGAGATCAACGTCCCGCCCCGCCGTCTGACGCAGGGCGGCCCCGACGCCTGGGAGTCCGAGATCCGCGCCGCGCTCAACCACGCCGAACAGCGCGCCGGCTCGGTCGGCACCCGTCTGATCATGGTGGGCATCCTGCCCACCCTGCGGCAGGAGGACGTCGGCGAGGGCGCGCTGTCGGAGAACGCCCGCTACCGGCTGCTCAACGACCAGGTGTTCGCGGCACGCGGCGAGGATCTGCGCATCGAACTGGACGGCGTCGACCGGCTGCGGACCTACGCGGACACGATCACCCCGGAGGCCGCCTGCACCAGCACCCAGTTCCATCTCCAGGTCTCCCCCGACGAGTTCGCCGCCTACTGGAACGCGGCGCAGGCGATCGCCGGGGTCCAGGTGGCGCTGGCGGCCAACTCGCCCTTCCTGTTCGGCAGGGAGTTGTGGCACGAGACGCGCATCCCCCTGTTCGAGCAGGCCACCGACACCCGCCCGCAGGAGATCAAGGTGCAGGGAGTACGGCCCCGGGTGTGGTTCGGGGAGCGGTGGATCACCAGCGTCTTCGACCTCTTCGAGGAGAACCTGCGCTACTTCCCCGCGCTGCTGCCGCTGTGCGACGAGCAGGACCCGCGCCAGACGCTGGCACGCGGGGACGTCCCCGAACTGGCCGAGCTGACCCTGCACAACGGCACGATCTACCGCTGGAACCGGCCGGTCTACGCCGTCGCCCACGACCAGCCGCACGTGCGGGTGGAGAACCGCTGTCTGCCGGCCGGTCCGACCGTCGCCGACACCCTCGCCAACGGCGCCTTCTACTACGGTCTCACCCGCGCCCTGGTGGAGGAGGAGCGGCCGGTGTGGTCACGGATGTCCTTCCAGGCCGCCGAGGACAACCTGCACACGGCCGCGCGGCACGGCATCGAGGCCCGGCTGTACTGGCCCGGGACGGGCGAGGTGCCGGTGCCCGAACTCGTCCTGCGGCGGCTGCTGCCGCTGGCGCACCGGGGGCTGGAGCTCTCGGGCATGGACGCGGCCTGGCGGGAGCCGCTGCTCGGCATCATCGAGCAGCGCTGTGTCACCGGCCGCAACGGGGCGGTCTGGCAGAAGGAGATGTTCCACCACATCATCGCCTCCGCGCACGCCGGCCGCCACGAGGCGCTGCGGCGGATGACGCGCCTCTACATCGACTACATGCACCTCAACGCCCCTGCCCACACCTGGCCGGTCGACTGA
- a CDS encoding peptidylprolyl isomerase: MTIKVYFDITINDEPAGRINFNLYDDVVPKTAENFRALATGEKGFGYAGSSFHRVIPAFMLQGGDFTRGDGTGGKSIYGEKFADENFTLKHTRPGLLSMANAGRNTNGSQFFVTTIVTDWLDGKHVVFGEVADDDSMALVKKIEALGSRDGRTSAKITIAESGQL; the protein is encoded by the coding sequence ATGACGATCAAGGTCTACTTCGACATCACCATCAACGACGAGCCCGCCGGGCGCATCAACTTCAACCTGTACGACGACGTCGTGCCCAAGACGGCGGAGAACTTCCGCGCGCTGGCCACCGGCGAGAAGGGCTTCGGCTACGCCGGCTCGTCCTTCCACCGGGTCATCCCCGCCTTCATGCTCCAGGGCGGCGACTTCACCCGCGGCGACGGCACCGGCGGCAAGAGCATCTACGGCGAGAAGTTCGCCGACGAGAACTTCACCCTCAAGCACACCCGGCCAGGACTGCTGTCCATGGCCAACGCGGGCCGGAACACGAACGGCTCGCAGTTCTTCGTCACCACGATCGTGACGGACTGGCTGGACGGCAAGCACGTGGTGTTCGGCGAGGTCGCCGACGACGACAGCATGGCCCTCGTCAAGAAGATCGAGGCGCTCGGTTCACGCGACGGCAGGACGTCGGCGAAGATCACCATCGCGGAGTCCGGCCAGCTCTGA
- the ligA gene encoding NAD-dependent DNA ligase LigA, producing MTTTGAVIVDAVAYAQAIEDAVKASAAYYAAGTSVLDDDAYDRLVRAIATWEAEHPEQVLTGSPTGKVAGGAVQGDVPHTVAMLSLDNVFSPEEFTAWSASLARRIGHDVTRFSVEPKLDGLAVAARYTRGRLTRLITRGDGTAGEDVSHAIGTIEGLPDELAEPVTVEVRGEVLMTTAQFEHANEVRTAHGGAPFANPRNAAAGTLRARERAYTVPMTFFAYGLLPLTDTDTGTNTDTNTDPNTNTNTNTNTNTDLVRGEELGECAHSDLMARAVAYGVNTTATTAAPGSTADTVERVLDRVAEIAALRASLPFGIDGIVIKADLAADQRAAGSGSRAPRWAIAFKLRAVEKITRLLAVEWNVGRTGIIAPRAVLEPVEIDGSTITYATLHNPADITRRDLRLGDPVMVHRAGDVIPRVEAPVAHLRTGEEQPIVFPEACPRCGSGIDTSEQRWRCTNGRNCHLVASLSYAAGRDQLDIEGLGHTRVVQLVDAGLVTDLADLFALTRDQLLGLERMGETSTDNLLAALATAKAQPLSRVLCALGVRGTGRSMSRRIARYFATMDNLRAADAETIQQVEGIGVEKAPSIVAELAELAPLIDRLAAAGVNMTEPGATPPAPKAGPADPADGGEVTDAAAGPLAGMAVVVTGAMTGPLERLSRNQMNELVERAGGRASSSVSKKTTLVVAGEGAGSKRAKAETLGIRLTTPDEFAALVADHLDAG from the coding sequence ATGACGACAACCGGTGCAGTGATTGTTGATGCCGTCGCCTACGCGCAGGCGATCGAGGACGCGGTGAAGGCGTCGGCCGCCTACTACGCGGCGGGCACGTCGGTGCTGGACGACGACGCGTACGACCGTCTGGTGCGCGCCATCGCGACGTGGGAGGCCGAGCACCCGGAGCAGGTGCTGACAGGTTCCCCGACGGGCAAGGTGGCCGGTGGCGCGGTCCAGGGCGACGTCCCGCACACGGTGGCGATGCTGAGCCTCGACAACGTGTTCTCGCCGGAGGAGTTCACCGCGTGGTCCGCGTCGCTCGCCCGGCGCATCGGTCACGACGTCACCCGGTTCAGCGTGGAGCCGAAGCTCGACGGTCTGGCGGTCGCGGCCCGCTACACCCGCGGCCGTCTGACGCGGCTGATCACGCGGGGCGACGGGACGGCCGGGGAGGACGTCTCGCACGCCATCGGCACCATCGAGGGCCTGCCCGACGAACTGGCGGAACCGGTCACCGTGGAGGTGCGCGGCGAAGTCCTCATGACGACCGCCCAGTTCGAGCACGCCAACGAGGTCCGCACCGCGCACGGCGGCGCGCCGTTCGCGAACCCGCGCAACGCGGCGGCGGGCACCCTGCGGGCCAGGGAGCGCGCCTACACGGTACCGATGACGTTCTTCGCCTACGGCCTGCTGCCCCTCACCGATACCGACACCGGCACGAACACCGACACCAATACCGATCCCAATACCAATACCAATACCAATACCAATACCAATACCGATTTGGTCCGGGGCGAGGAGCTGGGGGAGTGCGCGCACAGCGACCTCATGGCGCGGGCCGTGGCGTACGGGGTGAACACCACCGCCACCACCGCTGCGCCCGGCAGCACCGCCGACACCGTGGAAAGGGTTTTGGACCGCGTGGCCGAGATCGCCGCACTGCGCGCCTCGCTGCCGTTCGGGATCGACGGGATCGTCATCAAGGCCGACCTGGCGGCGGACCAGCGGGCCGCGGGCTCGGGTTCGCGGGCCCCGCGCTGGGCGATCGCCTTCAAGCTGCGGGCCGTGGAGAAGATCACCCGGCTGCTGGCGGTGGAGTGGAACGTGGGCCGCACCGGCATCATCGCTCCCCGGGCCGTCCTGGAGCCGGTGGAGATCGACGGCTCCACCATCACCTACGCCACCCTCCACAACCCGGCCGACATCACCCGCCGCGACCTGCGCCTCGGCGACCCGGTCATGGTCCACCGGGCCGGCGACGTCATCCCCCGCGTCGAAGCCCCCGTCGCCCACCTGCGCACCGGCGAGGAACAGCCCATCGTCTTCCCCGAGGCGTGCCCGCGGTGCGGGTCGGGCATCGACACCAGCGAGCAGCGCTGGCGCTGCACCAACGGCCGCAACTGCCACCTCGTCGCCTCCCTCTCCTACGCCGCCGGACGCGACCAGCTCGACATCGAAGGCCTCGGTCACACCCGCGTCGTCCAACTGGTCGACGCAGGCCTCGTCACGGACCTCGCCGACCTGTTCGCCCTCACCCGCGACCAGCTCCTGGGGCTCGAGCGGATGGGGGAGACCAGCACCGACAACCTCCTCGCCGCGCTCGCCACGGCCAAGGCACAGCCGCTGTCGAGGGTGCTGTGCGCGCTCGGCGTCCGCGGCACCGGCCGCTCCATGTCCCGCCGCATCGCCCGCTACTTCGCCACCATGGACAACCTCCGCGCCGCCGACGCCGAGACGATCCAGCAGGTCGAGGGCATCGGCGTCGAGAAGGCCCCGTCCATCGTCGCCGAACTCGCCGAACTCGCCCCGCTCATCGACAGACTCGCCGCGGCCGGCGTGAACATGACCGAGCCCGGCGCCACCCCGCCCGCGCCGAAGGCCGGCCCCGCAGACCCCGCCGACGGCGGGGAGGTCACGGATGCGGCGGCCGGGCCGCTGGCCGGCATGGCGGTGGTGGTCACCGGCGCGATGACCGGACCGCTGGAGAGACTCAGCCGCAACCAGATGAACGAGCTCGTCGAACGGGCCGGTGGCCGCGCCTCCTCCAGCGTCTCCAAGAAGACCACCCTGGTCGTCGCCGGAGAGGGCGCCGGCTCCAAGCGAGCCAAGGCCGAGACCCTCGGCATCCGCCTCACCACCCCCGACGAGTTCGCCGCCCTCGTCGCCGACCACCTCGACGCCGGATGA